From the genome of Gorilla gorilla gorilla isolate KB3781 chromosome 4, NHGRI_mGorGor1-v2.1_pri, whole genome shotgun sequence, one region includes:
- the LOC109026783 gene encoding uncharacterized protein, with translation MRGSAVIFRCPVQLRGPLSMLGLGPGMRLLLKKGSLPLKFTNLRFCLPVPLSSEKHDHEEALQRTFKFHGLTAARPPSMDEPRGLTEDWEGTGLFRALRPPSVVGAPDKDREGTCGDLALSRLQVWLAYALGAPACPSSGGEGLAVVPAPGLRVRRALGRPGSGVGCGEKAREGRKEAKRCGREAAVAMEGAASLPADRERSPRTPGAGPWPPAPARPAAPPCSAVRLGYRSGEWPLSRRPVYQHDNSKLVRLRGIQRLSRQTCAA, from the exons ATGAGAGGCTCTGCGGTCATCTTCCGGTGCCCTGTGCAGTTAAGAGGACCCTTGTCCATGCTTGGCCTAGGGCCTGGCATGAGGCTACTGCTCAAGAAGGGTTCGCTGCCCTTAAAATTTACAAACCTGCGCTTCTGCCTGCCCGTGCCCCTCTCTAGTGAGAAACATGACCATGAG GAAGCTCTGCAGAGGACTTTCAAATTCCATGGGCTGACAGCAGCCAGGCCTCCCAGCATGGATGAGCCCCGGGGCCTCACAGAAGACTGGGAGGGAA CCGGGCTTTTCAGGGCTCTAAGGCCCCCGAGTGTGGTGGGTGCCCCGGACAAGGACAGGGAAGGGACGTGTGGGGATCTGGCCCTCTCCCGCTTGCAGGTGTGGCTGGCGTACGCGTTGGGAGCGCCTGCTTGCCCCTCCTCCGGGGGGGAAGGACTGGCCGTCGTCCCTGCCCCGGGGCTGCGGGTGCGCCGAGCCCTCGGGAGGCCTGGCTCTGGTGTGGGCTGCGGGGAGAAGGCgcgggaaggaaggaaggaggcgaAGCGGTGCGGGAGGGAGGCGGCCGTTGCCATGGAAGGAGCTGCAAG CCTCCCTGCAGACCGCGAGCGGAGCCCCCGCACCCCCGGGGCTGGCCCCTGGCCTCCCGCCCCAGCCCGGCCGGCGGCCCCTCCCTGCTCCGCTGTCCGCCTTGGGTACAGAAGCGGCGAGTGGCCCCTTTCCAGGAGGCCTGTTTACCAGCACGACAACAGCAAATTAGTGCGCTTAAGAGGCATTCAGCGTTTATCCCGGCAAACATGCGCAGCGTGA